The Pseudofrankia inefficax genome window below encodes:
- a CDS encoding chorismate mutase, which produces MDAGLNDAVTDGSPAPVAPTIASIDEGRRLIDDLDVQLRGLVAVRRDISRQIQTHRTTDGGPRVQHSRENEIIAAWADELGPRGVEIALAILTLCRGSLT; this is translated from the coding sequence ATGGACGCAGGCCTCAACGACGCCGTCACGGACGGATCACCCGCGCCGGTCGCGCCGACGATCGCCTCGATCGACGAGGGCCGCCGCCTGATCGACGACCTCGACGTCCAGCTGCGCGGCCTCGTCGCGGTCCGCCGGGACATCTCCCGGCAGATCCAGACGCATCGGACCACCGACGGCGGCCCACGCGTCCAGCACTCCAGGGAGAACGAGATCATCGCCGCCTGGGCGGACGAGCTCGGCCCGCGCGGTGTCGAGATCGCGCTGGCGATCCTCACCCTCTGCCGCG
- a CDS encoding aminotransferase class I/II-fold pyridoxal phosphate-dependent enzyme — MLPSLAGSRPGTGQVPGPARLSAKASTFTESVIRDMTRLAVAHDAVNLAQGFPDFSCPVELKDAAKAAIDADVNQYAITWGAPAFRAAIAAKVAGAYPGWTVDPDTEICVTCGATEAMIATMLGLVDPGEEVIFFEPFYENYGPDAILSGATPRLVKLRAPDWSFDEAELRAAFTDRTRAIVINTPHNPTGKMFGRAELDLIAELCQRYDALVVTDEIYEHIQYLGPGGHIPPATVPGLEDRTVTVNALSKTYAVTGWRVGWTIAPAALTEGIRKTHDFLTVGAAAPLQAAGIAAMGLPAAYYAELAESYQARRDLLCAALADVGFGVSRPDGAYYVMCDTRALDPAGDDVAFARHLVADIGVACVPGSSFFADPADGRHIIRFAFPKREATLLEAAARLRTLS, encoded by the coding sequence ATGCTGCCCTCGCTCGCCGGCTCCAGGCCCGGGACCGGTCAGGTTCCCGGCCCCGCCCGGTTGTCGGCGAAGGCGTCGACGTTCACCGAGTCGGTCATCCGGGACATGACCCGGCTGGCGGTCGCGCACGACGCCGTCAACCTGGCCCAGGGCTTCCCGGACTTCTCCTGCCCGGTTGAGCTCAAGGACGCCGCCAAGGCGGCGATCGACGCCGACGTCAACCAGTACGCGATCACCTGGGGCGCGCCCGCCTTCCGCGCAGCCATCGCGGCGAAGGTGGCCGGCGCCTACCCGGGCTGGACGGTCGACCCGGACACCGAGATCTGCGTGACGTGCGGCGCCACCGAGGCCATGATCGCGACCATGCTCGGCCTGGTCGACCCGGGCGAGGAGGTGATCTTCTTCGAGCCGTTCTACGAGAACTACGGCCCGGACGCGATCCTCTCCGGCGCGACGCCCCGGCTGGTGAAGCTGCGCGCTCCCGACTGGAGCTTCGACGAGGCCGAGCTGCGCGCCGCCTTCACCGACCGGACCCGCGCGATCGTCATCAACACCCCGCACAACCCGACCGGCAAGATGTTCGGCCGCGCCGAGCTCGACCTCATCGCGGAGCTCTGCCAGCGATACGACGCCCTGGTCGTCACCGACGAGATCTACGAGCACATCCAGTATCTCGGCCCCGGCGGGCACATCCCGCCGGCCACGGTCCCCGGCCTGGAAGATCGCACGGTCACCGTCAACGCGCTGTCGAAGACCTACGCCGTCACCGGCTGGCGGGTCGGCTGGACGATCGCCCCGGCGGCGCTGACGGAGGGCATCCGCAAGACCCACGACTTCCTGACCGTCGGCGCCGCGGCTCCGCTGCAGGCCGCCGGCATCGCCGCGATGGGCCTGCCCGCCGCGTACTACGCCGAGCTTGCCGAGTCCTATCAGGCCCGCCGGGATCTGCTCTGCGCCGCGCTGGCCGACGTCGGCTTCGGGGTCAGCCGGCCCGACGGCGCCTACTACGTCATGTGCGACACCCGGGCGCTCGACCCGGCCGGCGACGACGTCGCCTTCGCTCGCCACCTGGTCGCCGACATCGGCGTCGCGTGCGTCCCGGGCTCGTCGTTCTTCGCCGACCCTGCCGACGGCCGGCACATCATCCGGTTCGCCTTCCCCAAGCGTGAGGCGACCCTGCTGGAGGCCGCCGCCCGCCTGCGCACGCTGTCCTGA
- a CDS encoding DEAD/DEAH box helicase codes for MDTLAAAGIVHPFAIQELTLPLALAGTDIIGQARTGTGKTLGFGIPVIQKVLGPDEGADGRPQALIVVPTRELCVQVTNDLDRAGKGRRIRVLSVYGGRAYEPQTSALKSGVDVVVGTPGRLLDLARQRTLNLGNVATLVLDEADEMLDLGFLPDVERIVALLPAGRQTMLFSATMPGPVIALARRFMIRPVHVTAEQPDEGRTVPTTSQHVFRAHAMDKMEVLSRVLQAEGRSLSIVFVRTRRTADKVAEDLARRGFAAAPVHGDLGQGQREQALRAFRAGKVDVLVATDVAARGIDVGGVTHVINYQCPEDESVYLHRIGRTGRAGGSGVAVTFVDWDDLARWQLVNRALALPFDEPLETYSTSPHLFEALGIPSGSTGVLPRAARTRAGLAAEEIEDLGGGNRARRGRGTAAAAPERDADRPAARATAARSRSRRRTRGAGAAAAAAGLAEEASESETSELALETGDVTALDTVATTALDGAVDGIDVADLPDQELDADGTPARRRRRRRGGRGRSRAGAAVEGLDLIEADDDAEHAESA; via the coding sequence GTGGACACGCTCGCCGCGGCGGGCATCGTTCATCCCTTCGCCATCCAGGAGCTGACGCTCCCCCTCGCGCTGGCCGGCACCGACATCATCGGCCAGGCGCGCACCGGCACCGGCAAGACCCTGGGCTTCGGCATTCCCGTCATCCAGAAGGTCCTCGGCCCCGACGAGGGCGCGGACGGTCGTCCGCAGGCCCTGATCGTCGTTCCCACCCGCGAGCTGTGCGTCCAGGTCACCAACGACCTCGACCGGGCCGGCAAGGGCCGACGCATCCGCGTCCTGTCCGTCTACGGCGGCCGGGCCTACGAGCCGCAGACCAGCGCGCTGAAGTCCGGCGTCGATGTCGTCGTCGGCACTCCGGGCCGCCTGCTCGACCTCGCCCGCCAGCGCACGCTGAACCTGGGCAATGTCGCCACCCTGGTGCTCGACGAGGCCGACGAGATGCTCGACCTCGGCTTCCTGCCGGACGTGGAGCGCATCGTCGCCCTGCTGCCGGCCGGTCGCCAGACCATGTTGTTCTCCGCGACGATGCCCGGGCCGGTCATCGCGCTCGCCCGCCGGTTCATGATCCGGCCGGTGCACGTGACGGCCGAGCAGCCCGACGAGGGCCGCACCGTCCCGACCACCAGCCAGCACGTCTTCCGTGCGCACGCGATGGACAAGATGGAGGTGCTGTCCCGGGTCCTGCAGGCCGAGGGACGCAGCCTGTCGATCGTCTTCGTCCGGACCCGCCGCACCGCCGACAAGGTGGCCGAGGACCTGGCCCGTCGTGGCTTCGCGGCCGCGCCGGTGCACGGTGACCTCGGTCAGGGCCAGCGCGAGCAGGCGCTGCGCGCGTTCCGCGCGGGCAAGGTCGACGTGCTGGTCGCGACGGACGTCGCGGCGCGGGGCATCGACGTCGGTGGCGTCACGCACGTCATCAACTACCAGTGCCCGGAGGACGAGAGCGTCTACCTGCACCGGATCGGCCGGACCGGCCGGGCCGGCGGCAGCGGCGTCGCGGTCACCTTCGTCGACTGGGACGACCTGGCCCGCTGGCAGCTGGTGAACCGGGCGCTGGCGCTGCCGTTCGACGAGCCGCTGGAGACGTACTCCACGTCCCCGCACCTGTTCGAGGCGCTGGGCATCCCGAGCGGGTCCACCGGTGTACTGCCGCGCGCCGCGCGCACCCGGGCGGGGCTCGCGGCCGAGGAGATCGAGGACCTGGGCGGCGGGAACCGGGCCCGGCGTGGCCGCGGGACCGCTGCCGCGGCGCCGGAACGCGATGCCGACCGGCCCGCGGCCCGCGCCACGGCCGCCCGCAGCAGGAGCCGGCGCCGTACCCGGGGAGCCGGTGCCGCCGCGGCGGCGGCCGGGCTCGCCGAGGAGGCAAGCGAGAGCGAGACCAGCGAGCTCGCGCTCGAGACCGGCGACGTCACGGCGCTCGACACGGTGGCCACCACCGCCCTGGACGGCGCCGTGGACGGCATCGACGTGGCCGACCTGCCCGACCAGGAGCTGGACGCGGACGGTACGCCCGCACGCCGTCGCCGGCGCCGCCGTGGTGGCCGGGGGCGCTCCCGCGCCGGGGCCGCCGTCGAGGGACTCGACCTGATCGAGGCGGACGACGACGCGGAGCACGCCGAGTCCGCCTGA
- a CDS encoding ParA family protein — protein sequence MARVLAVANQKGGVAKTTSVSSLGAALTELGQRVLLVDLDPQACLTFSLGLDPDALELSVHDVLLGRLSAGLVVLRTADGSDLLPATIELAGCEAVLLSRTGREHVLRLALAEIVDDYDFVLVDCPPSLGVLTINGLTAADEVVIPLQCETLSHRGVGQLLDTVHDVRRLTNPRLRVRGVLPTLFDGRTAHSRAVLADVAARYQIRVLEPPVARSVRFAEAPGIGRSILTTAARSKGAHAYREHARAIAGLGPTALSGAAAPALLAGRRSRARLIGEGELVGPGRAGERLVAAGLDDLALDDVGLDEVVLDEGDLADDLDDGLVVDDLVDGGLAVDRGGATGVATGSAKAIRQVRAALSRSGR from the coding sequence GTGGCCCGCGTTCTCGCTGTCGCGAATCAGAAGGGTGGCGTCGCCAAGACGACCTCCGTGTCGAGCCTCGGCGCCGCCCTCACCGAGCTCGGCCAGCGGGTCCTGCTGGTCGACCTGGACCCGCAGGCCTGTCTGACGTTCTCGCTTGGCCTCGACCCGGACGCCCTCGAGCTGTCCGTGCACGACGTGCTGCTCGGGCGGCTGTCCGCGGGGCTCGTCGTGCTGCGCACGGCTGACGGGTCCGATCTGCTGCCGGCGACGATCGAGCTGGCCGGCTGCGAGGCGGTGCTGCTGTCGCGGACCGGCCGGGAGCACGTGCTGCGGCTCGCGCTCGCCGAGATCGTCGACGACTACGACTTCGTCCTGGTGGACTGCCCGCCGTCGCTCGGCGTGCTCACCATCAACGGCCTGACGGCCGCCGACGAGGTCGTCATCCCGCTGCAGTGCGAGACGCTGTCGCACCGGGGCGTCGGCCAGTTGCTGGACACCGTGCACGACGTCCGGCGCCTGACCAACCCCCGGCTGCGGGTGCGTGGCGTGCTGCCGACCCTCTTCGACGGCCGGACGGCGCACAGCCGCGCGGTGCTCGCCGACGTGGCCGCCCGCTACCAGATCCGGGTCCTGGAGCCGCCGGTCGCCCGCTCCGTGCGGTTCGCCGAGGCTCCGGGCATCGGTCGCTCGATCCTGACGACCGCTGCCCGTTCGAAGGGCGCGCACGCCTACCGGGAGCACGCCAGGGCGATCGCGGGCCTCGGCCCGACCGCGCTGTCTGGCGCCGCCGCGCCGGCGCTGCTGGCGGGCCGCCGTTCCCGGGCCCGGCTGATCGGCGAGGGCGAACTCGTCGGACCTGGCCGCGCGGGTGAACGTCTCGTCGCGGCCGGCCTTGACGACCTCGCGCTGGATGACGTCGGCCTTGATGAGGTCGTGCTCGACGAAGGAGATCTCGCCGACGACCTGGACGACGGCCTGGTCGTCGACGACCTCGTGGACGGCGGGCTGGCGGTCGACCGTGGTGGGGCCACCGGGGTCGCCACCGGATCCGCGAAGGCGATCCGGCAGGTCCGGGCCGCGCTGTCGCGCTCGGGCCGATGA
- a CDS encoding right-handed parallel beta-helix repeat-containing protein, producing the protein MPLSNSSSAFPEASPDTPEASSRTLARARATPRVASPADRRPGKSPRSWRRGQWLLALSGVALATAMLPTGGASAATSTATPAHHSGILRGGTTNLNNTNAYPNKPIIPGPAKIPAGGVPVPAGANIQSYIDSHPAGTQFNLAAGTYKGPGVLLPKAGDKFYGVKAGPGGTLLSGLGIHRPNGSATNVEVHNISITGYSDGGKNGAIDSDIHESDPASGWVISNSEIYGNYLGASVGSNSLVENNTFHDNSCKGAAGGMTGTIWRYNQFIHNNLPGVSDPSGDCAGIKVTVETNNQFIGNLISDSGHPAGGWMDVSCHGNTFTDNISYNNNGSGFTDETGYNNTFTNNIAAGNGINTPDPWRRTGIVFQSAAGDTATGNYAWRNNGPGITIFEQDRHDAPGQARNSNNTVQGNYLDIAPAVIKVNIDAPQHVGTNPLSHGNGIQVPQIVAGPQM; encoded by the coding sequence ATGCCTCTCTCGAATTCTTCCTCGGCCTTCCCCGAGGCCAGTCCCGACACCCCCGAGGCGAGCTCTCGCACTCTCGCCCGCGCGCGTGCGACGCCGCGTGTCGCCTCGCCCGCGGACCGCCGCCCTGGAAAGTCCCCGCGATCGTGGCGACGGGGGCAGTGGCTGCTCGCGCTGTCCGGCGTCGCGCTGGCCACGGCGATGCTGCCGACCGGTGGCGCCAGCGCCGCCACCAGCACCGCCACCCCGGCCCACCACTCGGGGATACTGCGCGGCGGCACGACGAACCTGAACAACACCAATGCCTATCCGAACAAACCGATCATCCCGGGCCCGGCCAAAATCCCGGCCGGCGGCGTGCCGGTCCCGGCGGGCGCCAACATCCAGTCCTACATCGACAGCCACCCGGCCGGAACCCAGTTCAACCTCGCCGCCGGCACCTACAAGGGCCCCGGCGTCCTGCTGCCCAAGGCCGGCGACAAGTTCTACGGCGTCAAGGCCGGGCCCGGGGGGACCCTGCTGTCCGGCCTCGGCATCCACCGGCCGAACGGCAGCGCGACCAACGTCGAGGTCCACAACATCTCCATAACGGGCTACTCCGACGGTGGGAAGAACGGCGCGATCGACTCCGACATTCACGAGTCCGACCCCGCCTCCGGTTGGGTGATCAGCAACTCGGAGATCTACGGGAACTATCTGGGTGCGTCCGTCGGGTCCAACTCGCTGGTCGAGAACAACACCTTCCATGACAACTCCTGCAAGGGTGCCGCCGGCGGCATGACCGGCACCATCTGGCGCTACAACCAGTTCATCCACAACAATCTGCCCGGAGTCAGCGACCCCAGCGGTGACTGCGCCGGAATCAAGGTCACGGTCGAGACGAACAACCAGTTCATCGGGAACCTGATCTCGGACAGCGGCCATCCGGCCGGCGGCTGGATGGATGTGTCCTGCCACGGCAACACCTTCACCGACAATATTTCCTACAACAACAACGGCTCCGGCTTCACGGACGAGACCGGCTACAACAACACCTTCACCAACAACATCGCCGCCGGCAATGGCATCAACACCCCCGACCCCTGGCGGCGCACCGGCATCGTCTTCCAGTCCGCCGCGGGCGACACCGCGACCGGGAACTATGCGTGGCGGAACAACGGCCCCGGCATCACGATCTTCGAGCAGGACCGCCACGACGCCCCCGGCCAGGCGCGCAACTCCAACAACACCGTCCAGGGCAACTACCTCGACATCGCGCCGGCCGTCATCAAGGTGAACATCGACGCCCCGCAGCACGTGGGCACCAACCCGCTCAGCCACGGCAACGGCATCCAGGTCCCGCAGATCGTCGCCGGGCCTCAGATGTGA
- a CDS encoding RecB family exonuclease yields the protein MAQLVLDEMPRRLFTCTPTRLASFEDCPRRYRMTYVDRPAPPKGPPWAHTSLGTSAHNALRLWWDEPARRRTPERAAALVRSGWVAEGWRDDQQSADARDRVAAMCERYTAGLDPTDEPRAVERQVATRTDLLALHGRVDRLDERDGELVVVDYKTGRRAPQDGDARTSPALALYAFAAERMLRQRCRRVELHHLPSGRIVEAEHTDESLARHLRRAESIATDAVAATERLAAGQPADVAFPPRPGPLCSWCDYRRHCPEGRAAGPELAPWAGVEYLAEQEPAASQGT from the coding sequence ATGGCGCAGCTCGTACTCGACGAGATGCCACGCCGGTTGTTCACCTGTACCCCGACCCGGCTGGCCTCGTTCGAGGACTGCCCGCGCCGCTACCGGATGACCTACGTCGACCGGCCGGCGCCACCCAAGGGCCCGCCGTGGGCGCACACCTCGCTGGGGACCAGCGCGCACAACGCGCTGCGGCTCTGGTGGGACGAGCCCGCGCGGCGTCGCACGCCGGAGCGGGCCGCCGCGCTGGTCCGCTCCGGCTGGGTCGCGGAGGGCTGGCGGGACGACCAGCAGTCCGCCGACGCCCGGGACCGGGTCGCCGCGATGTGCGAGCGCTACACCGCCGGTCTCGACCCGACGGACGAGCCGCGGGCGGTCGAGCGCCAGGTGGCGACCCGCACCGACCTGCTCGCGCTGCACGGCCGGGTCGACCGGCTGGACGAGCGGGACGGCGAGCTGGTCGTCGTCGACTACAAGACCGGCCGGCGGGCGCCGCAGGACGGCGACGCCCGCACGTCGCCCGCGCTGGCGCTCTACGCGTTCGCGGCCGAGCGGATGCTGCGCCAGCGCTGCCGACGGGTCGAGCTGCACCATCTGCCGAGCGGTCGGATCGTCGAGGCCGAGCACACCGACGAGAGCCTGGCCCGCCACCTGCGCCGGGCCGAGTCCATCGCGACCGACGCCGTCGCGGCGACCGAGCGGCTGGCCGCGGGGCAGCCGGCCGACGTCGCGTTCCCGCCGCGCCCGGGCCCCCTCTGCTCCTGGTGCGACTATCGCCGCCACTGCCCCGAGGGACGGGCCGCCGGCCCCGAGCTGGCTCCCTGGGCCGGCGTCGAGTACCTGGCCGAGCAGGAGCCGGCGGCGAGCCAGGGGACATGA